Below is a genomic region from Vitis riparia cultivar Riparia Gloire de Montpellier isolate 1030 chromosome 16, EGFV_Vit.rip_1.0, whole genome shotgun sequence.
attttataattgatcTGATTTCAACTTTGCGTAATtatgcatattttatttatacataaaCAATTTTAGGTTTAGAAATATGTACAATCCGTTGTGGTTTAGAAATATAAGCAACATCTGTTGTTATATTGATGTGCATGTCTAAAATAATTTGTCATATAATTATAAGTCCAACACTTTTTCCCATCAGAAAAGTGCAAGTGCAAAATTCTGAATACAATTTTACtaaaagagacaaaaaaaaaaaaaggagaaattttttaatgttgtCCTACATTTGATATCATCTATGTTTACATATACAAAACATTGTCAACTTTGGATTGCTCTCACATGCATTTCTTATAATAAAATGTTGTTGCACGGAGTCCTTAGTCATGAAAATATTACAAGgacaaatttgtaaaataaaccATTTTAGAAATGAGTCCCTTATTGTATCATGTAAAGAATATGCATGAATAAATGTGTCCATAGAGTCTAAACTATCTCATCTCTGATTGTCTTTTAGGGCTATCTTATCACAGTTCACTGAGGAACAGATGAGCAGGTATGAATCCTTTAGAAGATCTGGATTTCAAAAAGCAAACATGAAAAAGGTATCTTTCTTCTATGGCTTTCCATGATTAGGGCAATGTTTGATGCTTTTATTGAGTCTATCAGTTCATTTGACCTTCTATGATTCTGTAATCTGATTCCTGACTTTTAATCTAAGTGGGAAGAGAAGGAACCCTCTTGCACGGCAAGAATAAATTGTTGAGGTTCCTCtccaagaaatatatatatatatatgtgtgtgtgtatatgtaGGTTTGATGCCTCATTCTTCTCATCTGAGACTCTGGATACAAAGTGCTTACTGTTTGATGCTTCTTCTTCCTATGTGAGAAGGTTTAGCCTAGCAGACTTGTATAATGCTGCTgacaaaaaattatatgaatcaCAGAGTAGGCTTTAGTAGTTTTGCTACATGATAGGTTGTGGGCTGAAACTTTGCATGTTGGGAATAATGAGTTCAAAAAAGTTTCCTCTGAACCTTTTACATCTGTTGCTTGGCATACCAAACGCTTGTCTATGCAGCCTTCTTGACCTGCATCTGTTATGCCTTAAAACCTGGTGACACTGTTTACACATTTACTTGTGCTtatattgtttatgttttttttctcatttgttttctttcttttattttttattttaatgcagTTGCTTGTGAGCATTACTGGAAGCCAAAAAATTTCAGCACCAATGACAATTGTAGCATCAGGAATAGCAAAAATGTTTGTTGGTGAGCTTGTTGAAACAGGTGAATGCAaactctctttcttttcttttttctcccctttccttttttctttctttctttctttttttttttccacttttgtCTTTGAGTTTAtgttaaaatttcatttccaaaatAACCAGCATTTCCCTCCAGAAGAAATTAAGACAAAAGGGGGGGAAGAAAAGCCAAAAATATCCTTTCAACTAAACTAAAAGGGAGAAGAATAAATAGACCATGCTAGGGGTGGAGATGTGATTGCAGTAGTTTGatccatttttcaattaattttgcTAGAATCTTGTGTAACAAAGCTACATCTTAGTGCTTGGCTTAAAGcgtgtttggtagtgatttttggaagtgtttttagtatttctaacaCTTTAAAATTGGTgccttttaagtattaaaaatattaaaaacacttcctaaaatcactaccacaCAGACTCTTAGTCAggttcaagatatatatcaaaaaattgaattttcgtGCTTCTATAGCATCATGTAATGAGTCTTTTGTGTTTTGCAGCTAGAATGGTTATGACTGAGAGAAAGGAAACAGGACCGATTAGGCCTTGCCACATTAGAGAAGCATATAGAAGATTAAAGCTTGAAGGCAAGGTACCAAGGAGATCAGTGTCGCGCCTTTTCCGATAGATGGACCCTGATGccaatttatgattgattgcCCAAGTTTTCAGTGCTACCCTGTTCACTGCATTTGATTCATATCTACACCCATAATTTTATGTTACTCTTATCCCACATATATTGTAGGCATGTTAAAAACCTGGATCCTACCTGATAAGCTGGATTCCTAACCTCCATCCCTCCAAATGTACAGCTTCTAAGCAGGATTTGTGGGCATTGTCCCCTGAATTTTCCAAAATGGTAAGGCAGCTTAATATTTTTGGATCACCAGGCCAATGATAGGAGGGCAGGTATATTTTTATTGGCATGttattttcatggttttcttTGATATATCTCTGttttcaagagaaaaaaaaagaacagaaaaagcTGGAACATCCCAAGAATTTCAAAAGTTGGGTAGGACAGTCAAGGTTCTGGAGTAaaccaattttaaataaataaacaaatgaaataaagattcaaataaagaaaaaatgatagaaaaggAGCCaacaaaaaattctaaaagaaaaaattgaaccaaGGGGATTTCTATACTTGATAAAATGTCAAAGGTTCTTCTAGTGTAACTTAATTGGGGTATACCCCCTTCCTTGGAACATCAGCTTCccaaattctgaaaataaatatgtaccCTGACATGCCATATGTTGAAAAGATATTTTCATTTGATCAAATCACAAATTTTTGCTCATACTTTCTCATAAGAGTTCACATAAAGGTGATACAAGAGAATgttcattatcattatcaaactgtttggaatttaaaaaatatgacagTAGACTTGGTGCTCGTTTGGAGACACctcctattttttgtttttaaaattagaaaatagtacTACTATATAGCATAGAGCGACTATTAGATAAAATGTATGGAAttaccttatatttttaaaaattacttttaatattttaaattttgaggtagtaaaaattctttaatacctcaattttttttaaaccattttaaaaatatatttcaaggTAAGTCTCAAAGGGATGTCACATTTTATGTAGAAGTTactatcattttctattttttaaaacaaaaatcaagatGTATCTTAATGACaccttaggtttttttttcttttaatcagaATGTTAATCTTCTGATTGATGTCCCCATAAAATCGCAAATAAAAGTTTTTGAACATCTGAAAGGATAAATTAAAAGTGACTTCTAGGTTGAATTTATGATACCTTGCTCTTTAGCGTTTGAGCTTATTAATGGGGATTTTATAATAAGAATTAACTGTTACGAAAAATCCATGAGTGAATGGGATAATGCAAGTTAGTAGGTAGACAACCATTTTTGACAAGAAATATAGTGACAATAACGTGTCCCCTGCAAGCAGCAGTGGTCAATCCTTCTTTCCGATCTGATTGAAATGGGCTTCCTAAGAAATTCTCATCTTTAAGAAGCTTTCAATTCCAGTTGTCAAGCCAAGAACCTTAGACTGCCCCCATGTCCTTGATGGTTAGGCAAGCCAAGTACAATCAAGGTCCGTCAAGCTCATGTTGGACTTCCAAGTTGCTACTCAACTAGGTGTTAAGCATTTGGATGATATACAACTAGGCAGACCTTGGAAAGGAAGTATAGGAGATACCTTAGTATTGTAGGAGAACCTTTGGGCTATCCACTCTTGGAGGGACATGGAAATAGTAATCAGAGGTAACATCCTGATTGTGTGAGAAGGGAT
It encodes:
- the LOC117934286 gene encoding transcription initiation factor TFIID subunit 11 isoform X2; translated protein: MKQSKDPFEVAFEESSPPDSPVEELVGGQIEDEDDANVNVHPTSTPSAAPSSGTTVPPTAKSKDEDEEEEEENMDVELGKLPTSGDPHKMAKMQAILSQFTEEQMSRYESFRRSGFQKANMKKLLVSITGSQKISAPMTIVASGIAKMFVGELVETARMVMTERKETGPIRPCHIREAYRRLKLEGKVPRRSVSRLFR